In one Platichthys flesus chromosome 3, fPlaFle2.1, whole genome shotgun sequence genomic region, the following are encoded:
- the tctn2 gene encoding tectonic-2 isoform X1: MANVLRVSTSHQLLCVIMLFTLAHTQNVVVFQPSHLIASGPVVSALLLGNSSDMSLSVRTVSPSNTTGSIGPPSCAAEVTQWVLTREQVGKIAVRVQLRLERSLHLCGENETDPDCCSNPLCVLETLQVSACVGNTPQASLLIQAKIHALLVPANAGPAENKTSIPNQVYQPLGPCPCDLTFRACDVRCCCDKDCSNEDLTLFASHCLPGPFGGQVSPPPDYQCSEQSAENSPDWFPFLCVHSPPKNNPFLGLFYRGNVVKSKPGPTFQRPVLTAPVPVNVYVEGSPILTLNDQYLTIPQKLFGQCVNNAPVAFLKNFKVECVTRLRTCPTEPPLQTLPGDFRIQVKNGEGGDVIVEVTDEVATNPSQSISSPNGAATLAESLLCENVTLALDYQFYWKENSITNITLTRTVGTFPLNGSVVLTTRYSAVFLNGDFLSEPNSGNPGYQVGRPVIGGIMDIFDNDTGSIQRTSINLWKSVGDGLCFNNEKKPVIFGENSTSGCLLPVNRQNLTQCDLLRETVASLQADLTTATYVARTGNPDPLTGTDWINISFVMLNSSTTIEDTTSSCYGIQFHQHIHVWSLIESTTEGRPQREIRALQVSYSMSTWSLDCGGGDISPCVDPQDTWLLPITSSVTFTDIPVNTEPPKTRFQINFTEYDCNRNDVCWPELAFPLTRYYTGEPYSQSLAKGLILVFFFIAASILGTPWRQIRQAWNTL, encoded by the exons ATGGCTAACGTGCTGCGTGTGTCCACCTCCCATCAGCTCTTGTGTGTTATCATGCTCTTCACCTTGGCTCACACTCAAAATGTCGTCG TTTTCCAGCCTTCACATCTCATCGCTTCTGGCCCCGTGGTCTCTGCTCTTCTGCTCGGGAACTCGTCGGACATGTCCCTGAGCGTGAGGACAGTGTCTCCGTCCAACACCACAG GAAGCATCGGTCCTCCATCATGTGCGGCTGAGGTAACGCAGTGGGTGCTCACTAGAGAGCAGGTGGGAAAG ATTGCGGTACGAGTTCAGCTGAGGTTGGAAAGAAGTCTGCATTTGTGTGGTGAGAATGAGACGGACCCAGACTGCTGCTCTAATCCACTTTGTGTGCTGGAGACACTTCAGGTTTCTGCTTGTGTGGGCAACACACCTCAGGCATCACTGCTGATCCAGGCCAAGATACATGCACTGCTGGTTCCTGCTAATGCTGGACCAg cagaaaacaaaacaagcattcCAAACCAGGTGTACCAACCACTGGGCCCTTGTCCCTGTGATCTCACATTCAGAGCGTGTGATGTgcgctgctgctgtgacaag GACTGCTCCAATGAAGATTTGACACTGTTTGCATCCCACTGTCTCCCTGGTCCCTTTGGTGGAcaagtctctcctcctccagattACCAGTGCTCTGAGCAGTCCGCTGAAAACTCCCCAGATTGGTTCCCATTTTTGTGTGTCCATTCACCTCCTAAAAACAACCCTTTCCTTGGACTCTTTTACAGAGGAAACGTAGT TAAATCCAAACCTGGTCCAACCTTCCAAAGGCCTGTGTTGACAGCCCCAGTCCCAGTTAATGTTTATGTTGAAGGAAGTCCCATTTTAACATTAAATGATCAATATTTAACTATTCCCCAG AAGTTGTTTGGCCAGTGTGTAAATAATGCACCTGTGGCATTTTTGAAGAATTTCAAAGTCGAGTGTGTTACTCGGCTACGGACCTGTCCAACTGAACCTCCTTTACAGACACTACCAGGGGATTTCCGGATTCAAGTGAAGAATGGCGAAGGGG GTGACGTTATAGTGGAGGTAACTGATGAAGTGGCCACCAACCCGAGTCAGAGTATTTCAAGCCCAAATGGTGCAGCGACTTTGG CAGAAAGCCTGTTGTGTGAGAATGTGACCTTAGCACTGGATTATCAATTCTACTGGAAAGAAAATAGCATCACAAATATCACACTCACACGCACTGTTGGGACCTTCCCTTTGAATGGTAGTG TGGTGTTAACTACAAGGTactctgctgtgtttctcaATGGGGACTTCCTGAGTGAGCCCAATTCAGGGAACCCAG GTTACCAGGTGGGAAGGCCTGTTATTGGTGGAATCATGGACATTTTCGACAACGATACAGGGTCAATACAGAGGACGTCAATCAACCTTTGGAAATCAG TTGGTGATGGACTCTGTTTCAACAATGAGAAGAAACCAGTTATATTTGGGGAGAATTCTACATCAGGATGTTTGCTGCCAGTCAACCGACAGAATCTGACTCAGTGTGATCTCTTGAG AGAGACAGTTGCTTCTCTCCAAGCTGATCTGACTACAGCAACATATGTAGCAAGGACTGGAAACCCAGATCCACTAACTGGGACAGACTGGATCAACATAAGCT TTGTGATGCTGAACTCAAGCACAACCATAGAAGACACCACAAGTTCCTGCTATGGGATTCAATTCCACCAGCATATCCATGTTTGGAGTCTTATCGAAAGCACGACAGAGGGCAGACCTCAGAGGGAAATCCGCGCTTTGCAAGTCAG CTACAGCATGTCCACCTGGTCTCTGGATTGTGGAGGCGGTGACATCTCTCCTTGTGTGGACCCTCAGGATACTTGGTTACTCCCCATCACCTCCTCAGTCACCTTTACAGACATCCCTGTCAACACAGAACCACCAAAAACCAG GTTTCAGATTAATTTCACAGAGTACGATTGTAACAGGAATGATGTGTGTTGGCCTGAGCTTGCCTTTCCACTCACCAGGTATTACACAG GTGAGCCATATTCTCAGTCACTGGCTAAGGGTCTTATCTTGGTTTTCTTCTTCATCGCCGCCTCAATTCTTGGGACTCCATGGAGACAAATCCGACAGGCATGGAACACtctctga
- the tctn2 gene encoding tectonic-2 isoform X2, with protein sequence MANVLRVSTSHQLLCVIMLFTLAHTQNVVVFQPSHLIASGPVVSALLLGNSSDMSLSVRTVSPSNTTGSIGPPSCAAEVTQWVLTREQVGKIAVRVQLRLERSLHLCGENETDPDCCSNPLCVLETLQVSACVGNTPQASLLIQAKIHALLVPANAGPENKTSIPNQVYQPLGPCPCDLTFRACDVRCCCDKDCSNEDLTLFASHCLPGPFGGQVSPPPDYQCSEQSAENSPDWFPFLCVHSPPKNNPFLGLFYRGNVVKSKPGPTFQRPVLTAPVPVNVYVEGSPILTLNDQYLTIPQKLFGQCVNNAPVAFLKNFKVECVTRLRTCPTEPPLQTLPGDFRIQVKNGEGGDVIVEVTDEVATNPSQSISSPNGAATLAESLLCENVTLALDYQFYWKENSITNITLTRTVGTFPLNGSVVLTTRYSAVFLNGDFLSEPNSGNPGYQVGRPVIGGIMDIFDNDTGSIQRTSINLWKSVGDGLCFNNEKKPVIFGENSTSGCLLPVNRQNLTQCDLLRETVASLQADLTTATYVARTGNPDPLTGTDWINISFVMLNSSTTIEDTTSSCYGIQFHQHIHVWSLIESTTEGRPQREIRALQVSYSMSTWSLDCGGGDISPCVDPQDTWLLPITSSVTFTDIPVNTEPPKTRFQINFTEYDCNRNDVCWPELAFPLTRYYTGEPYSQSLAKGLILVFFFIAASILGTPWRQIRQAWNTL encoded by the exons ATGGCTAACGTGCTGCGTGTGTCCACCTCCCATCAGCTCTTGTGTGTTATCATGCTCTTCACCTTGGCTCACACTCAAAATGTCGTCG TTTTCCAGCCTTCACATCTCATCGCTTCTGGCCCCGTGGTCTCTGCTCTTCTGCTCGGGAACTCGTCGGACATGTCCCTGAGCGTGAGGACAGTGTCTCCGTCCAACACCACAG GAAGCATCGGTCCTCCATCATGTGCGGCTGAGGTAACGCAGTGGGTGCTCACTAGAGAGCAGGTGGGAAAG ATTGCGGTACGAGTTCAGCTGAGGTTGGAAAGAAGTCTGCATTTGTGTGGTGAGAATGAGACGGACCCAGACTGCTGCTCTAATCCACTTTGTGTGCTGGAGACACTTCAGGTTTCTGCTTGTGTGGGCAACACACCTCAGGCATCACTGCTGATCCAGGCCAAGATACATGCACTGCTGGTTCCTGCTAATGCTGGACCAg aaaacaaaacaagcattcCAAACCAGGTGTACCAACCACTGGGCCCTTGTCCCTGTGATCTCACATTCAGAGCGTGTGATGTgcgctgctgctgtgacaag GACTGCTCCAATGAAGATTTGACACTGTTTGCATCCCACTGTCTCCCTGGTCCCTTTGGTGGAcaagtctctcctcctccagattACCAGTGCTCTGAGCAGTCCGCTGAAAACTCCCCAGATTGGTTCCCATTTTTGTGTGTCCATTCACCTCCTAAAAACAACCCTTTCCTTGGACTCTTTTACAGAGGAAACGTAGT TAAATCCAAACCTGGTCCAACCTTCCAAAGGCCTGTGTTGACAGCCCCAGTCCCAGTTAATGTTTATGTTGAAGGAAGTCCCATTTTAACATTAAATGATCAATATTTAACTATTCCCCAG AAGTTGTTTGGCCAGTGTGTAAATAATGCACCTGTGGCATTTTTGAAGAATTTCAAAGTCGAGTGTGTTACTCGGCTACGGACCTGTCCAACTGAACCTCCTTTACAGACACTACCAGGGGATTTCCGGATTCAAGTGAAGAATGGCGAAGGGG GTGACGTTATAGTGGAGGTAACTGATGAAGTGGCCACCAACCCGAGTCAGAGTATTTCAAGCCCAAATGGTGCAGCGACTTTGG CAGAAAGCCTGTTGTGTGAGAATGTGACCTTAGCACTGGATTATCAATTCTACTGGAAAGAAAATAGCATCACAAATATCACACTCACACGCACTGTTGGGACCTTCCCTTTGAATGGTAGTG TGGTGTTAACTACAAGGTactctgctgtgtttctcaATGGGGACTTCCTGAGTGAGCCCAATTCAGGGAACCCAG GTTACCAGGTGGGAAGGCCTGTTATTGGTGGAATCATGGACATTTTCGACAACGATACAGGGTCAATACAGAGGACGTCAATCAACCTTTGGAAATCAG TTGGTGATGGACTCTGTTTCAACAATGAGAAGAAACCAGTTATATTTGGGGAGAATTCTACATCAGGATGTTTGCTGCCAGTCAACCGACAGAATCTGACTCAGTGTGATCTCTTGAG AGAGACAGTTGCTTCTCTCCAAGCTGATCTGACTACAGCAACATATGTAGCAAGGACTGGAAACCCAGATCCACTAACTGGGACAGACTGGATCAACATAAGCT TTGTGATGCTGAACTCAAGCACAACCATAGAAGACACCACAAGTTCCTGCTATGGGATTCAATTCCACCAGCATATCCATGTTTGGAGTCTTATCGAAAGCACGACAGAGGGCAGACCTCAGAGGGAAATCCGCGCTTTGCAAGTCAG CTACAGCATGTCCACCTGGTCTCTGGATTGTGGAGGCGGTGACATCTCTCCTTGTGTGGACCCTCAGGATACTTGGTTACTCCCCATCACCTCCTCAGTCACCTTTACAGACATCCCTGTCAACACAGAACCACCAAAAACCAG GTTTCAGATTAATTTCACAGAGTACGATTGTAACAGGAATGATGTGTGTTGGCCTGAGCTTGCCTTTCCACTCACCAGGTATTACACAG GTGAGCCATATTCTCAGTCACTGGCTAAGGGTCTTATCTTGGTTTTCTTCTTCATCGCCGCCTCAATTCTTGGGACTCCATGGAGACAAATCCGACAGGCATGGAACACtctctga
- the atp6v0a2b gene encoding V-type proton ATPase 116 kDa subunit a — protein MSSLLRGEEMCLAQLFLQSGSAYDCISELGELGLAEFRDLNPSVNTFQRKHVNEIKKCEEMERILGYLLREIKKADISLPDRDVNPAAPLPKHIMSIMEQLQRLEVELGEVTRNKEKLQKNLLELIEYTHMLHVTRSFVQRTCEREPLQMRYEEFPFLEKDTVMDYNSMQRLGAKLGFISGLIQRVKIEAFERMLWRVCKGYTILSYSEVEEYLEDPETGEPTKRMVFLISYWGDQIGQKVKKICDCYHCHLYPYPTSNEERNDVVEGLKTRIQDLHTVLHRTEDYLRQVSIKASESVYTWVIQVKKIKAIYYILNLCSFDVTNKCLIAEVWCPVNDIPNLRRALEEGSRKSGATVPSFVNRIPTSDTPPTLFRTNKFTSGFQNIVDAYGVGTYREVNPAPFTIITFPFLFAVMFGDLGHGLIMALFAFWMVLYENNRKLKNTRNEIWNTFFEGRYIILMMGLFSIYTGLIYNDCFSKSLNIFGSGWSVKAMFTAEVWKPEDLTGNRFLTLDPNITGVFKGPYPLGIDPIWNLASNRLTFLNSYKMKMSVILGVIHMSFGVILSTYNHLHFRKKYNLYLVFLPELLFLLCLFGYLVFMIFYKWLVFSAKDSRNAPSILIHFINMFLMQGDTVTPLYPGQAGLQVFLVVIAVLSVPVLLLGKPIYLYWVHNGSHRLGMYRGYERVRRNSEEELYLMRAHDMEEGSSHSDLSTSTEHKKEEFDFADEFLHQAIHTIEYCLGCVSNTASYLRLWALSLAHAQLSEVLWAMVMRVGLRTDTRIGVLFLVPVFGLFAVLTVSILLIMESLSAFLHALRLHWVEFQNKFYGGTGVKFCPFTFSLLPSSFEHDGLM, from the exons ATGAGCTCCCTGCTGCGAGGCGAGGAGATGTGTCTGGCCCAGCTCTTCCTGCAGTCCGGGTCCGCATACGACTGCATCAGTGAGCTGGGGGAGCTGGGACTGGCGGAGTTCAGAGAC CTCAATCCCAGTGTTAACACGTTCCAGCGAAAACATGTCAACGAGATcaaaaaatgtgaagaaatggaGAGGATTCTTG gatACCTTCTGAGGGAAATTAAGAAAGCAGACATTTCACTGCCAGACCGAGATGTGAACCCAGCGGCTCCCTTACCGAAGCACATCATGTCTATAATG gagCAGCTACAGAGACTAGAAGTGGAGCTGGGGGAAGTCACGAGGAAtaaagagaagctgcagaagaaTCTACTGGAGCTGAtagagtacacacacatgctgcacgtCACCCGCAGCTTTGTACAGAGAACGTGTGAG CGAGAGCCCCTGCAAATGCGGTATGAGGAGTTCCCCTTCCTAGAAAAAGACACAGTGATGGATTACAATAGCATGCAGAGGCTCGGAGCCAAACTGGG TTTCATCTCTGGGCTTATTCAGAGGGTAAAGATCGAAGCCTTTGAGCGGATGCTGTGGAGAGTCTGTAAAGGCTACACCATCCTCAGCTACTCTGAGGTCGAGGAATATCTGGAAGATCCTGAAACA GGGGAGCCAACCAAAAGGATGGTGTTTCTGATCTCTTACTGGGGAGACCAGATTGGgcagaaagtaaaaaagatcTGTGACTG CTACCACTGTCACCTGTATCCCTATCCCACGAGCAATGAGGAGAGGAATGATGTCGTAGAAGGACTTAAAACCCGCATTCAGGACCTGCACACA GTACTTCATAGGACAGAGGACTACCTGAGACAGGTCTCGATCAAGGCTTCAGAATCTGTGTACACCTGGGTCATCCAGGTCAAGAAGATTAAAGCCATCTACTACATTCTGAACCTGTGTAGTTTTGATGTTACAAACAAGTGTCTGATTGCTGAGGTGTGGTGTCCGGTCAACGACATTCCCAACCTGCGGAGGGCCCTGGAAGAAGGATCG AGAAAAAGTGGAGCGACAGTTCCTTCCTTTGTCAATCGCATCCCCACCAGCGACACTCCCCCCACCCTTTTTAGGACCAACAAATTTACCTCTGGCTTCCAGAACATTGTAGATGCCTACGGAGTGGGAACTTACCGGGAGGTTAACCCTG CTCCGTTCACAATCATCACGTTCCCATTCCTGTTTGCTGTGATGTTCGGGGATCTGGGTCACGGACTCATCATGGCTCTCTTTGCTTTCTGGATGGTGCTGTACGAAAACAACCGCAAACTTAAAAACACCAGGAATGAG atcTGGAACACATTCTTTGAGGGCCGTTATATCATCCTGATGATGGGCCTGTTCTCCATCTACACTGGTCTGATATACAATGACTGCTTCTCCAAGTCCCTGAACATCTTTGGTTCTGGATGGAGTGTGAAGGCCATGTTCACAGCGGAAGTGTGGAA GCCCGAAGATCTCACTGGGAACCGGTTTCTTACTCTGGATCCAAATATTACAGGCGTTTTCAAAGGACCATATCCGCTGGGAATCGACCCG ATTTGGAACCTGGCGTCCAACCGTCTAACATTTCTGAACTCCTacaagatgaagatgtcagTGATATTGGGCGTCATACACATGAGCTTTGGGGTCATTCTCAGCACTTACAATCACTT GCACTTTAGGAAAAAGTACAACCTGTACTTGGTATTTCTGCCTGAGCTGCTGTTCCTGCTGTGTCTGTTTGGCTACCTGGTGTTCATGATTTTCTACAAGTGGCTGGTATTCTCTGCAAAGGACTCCAGAAATGCCCCGAGCATCCTCATCCACTTCATTAATATGTTCCTCATGCAGGGTGACACAGTGACGCCCCTCTACCCAGGACAG GCTGGCCTGCAGGTATTTCTAGTGGTCATTGCTGTTCTCTCAGTGCCTGTCCTACTCCTGGGCAAACCCATCTACCTTTACTGGGTTCACAACGGAAGCCACCGACTAGGAATGTACAGG GGGTACGAGCGTGTGCGGCGTAACAGTGAGGAGGAGCTATACCTGATGAGGGCTCATGACATGGAGGAGGGCAGCAGTCACAGTGATCTCTCCACAAGTACAGAGCACAAGAAAGAAGAG TTTGACTTTGCAGATGAGTTCCTACATCAGGCCATCCACACTATAGAGTATTGCCTGGGATGCGTCTCAAACACGGCCTCCTATCTAAGACTCTGGGCTCTGAGCCTGGCACATGCCC AGCTGTCAGAGGTGCTGTGGGCCATGGTGATGCGAGTAGGACTTCGAACAGACACCCGTATTGGAGTTTTATTCCTGGTGCCTGTGTTCGGCCTGTTTGCCGTTCTCACTGTGTCCATCCTCCTGATAATGGAGAGTCTGTCTGCGTTCCTTCATGCACTCCGGTTGCACTG gGTGGAGTTTCAGAATAAGTTCTACGGTGGGACTGGAGTCAAGTTTTGCCCCTTCACCTTCTCTCTGCTGCCCTCCAGCTTTGAGCATGATGGCTTAATGTGA
- the tctn2 gene encoding tectonic-2 isoform X3, with translation MANVLRVSTSHQLLCVIMLFTLAHTQNVVVFQPSHLIASGPVVSALLLGNSSDMSLSVRTVSPSNTTGSIGPPSCAAEVTQWVLTREQVGKIAVRVQLRLERSLHLCGENETDPDCCSNPLCVLETLQVSACVGNTPQASLLIQAKIHALLVPANAGPAENKTSIPNQVYQPLGPCPCDLTFRACDVRCCCDKDCSNEDLTLFASHCLPGPFGGQVSPPPDYQCSEQSAENSPDWFPFLCVHSPPKNNPFLGLFYRGNVVKSKPGPTFQRPVLTAPVPVNVYVEGSPILTLNDQYLTIPQKLFGQCVNNAPVAFLKNFKVECVTRLRTCPTEPPLQTLPGDFRIQVKNGEGGDVIVEVTDEVATNPSQSISSPNGAATLESLLCENVTLALDYQFYWKENSITNITLTRTVGTFPLNGSVVLTTRYSAVFLNGDFLSEPNSGNPGYQVGRPVIGGIMDIFDNDTGSIQRTSINLWKSVGDGLCFNNEKKPVIFGENSTSGCLLPVNRQNLTQCDLLRETVASLQADLTTATYVARTGNPDPLTGTDWINISFVMLNSSTTIEDTTSSCYGIQFHQHIHVWSLIESTTEGRPQREIRALQVSYSMSTWSLDCGGGDISPCVDPQDTWLLPITSSVTFTDIPVNTEPPKTRFQINFTEYDCNRNDVCWPELAFPLTRYYTGEPYSQSLAKGLILVFFFIAASILGTPWRQIRQAWNTL, from the exons ATGGCTAACGTGCTGCGTGTGTCCACCTCCCATCAGCTCTTGTGTGTTATCATGCTCTTCACCTTGGCTCACACTCAAAATGTCGTCG TTTTCCAGCCTTCACATCTCATCGCTTCTGGCCCCGTGGTCTCTGCTCTTCTGCTCGGGAACTCGTCGGACATGTCCCTGAGCGTGAGGACAGTGTCTCCGTCCAACACCACAG GAAGCATCGGTCCTCCATCATGTGCGGCTGAGGTAACGCAGTGGGTGCTCACTAGAGAGCAGGTGGGAAAG ATTGCGGTACGAGTTCAGCTGAGGTTGGAAAGAAGTCTGCATTTGTGTGGTGAGAATGAGACGGACCCAGACTGCTGCTCTAATCCACTTTGTGTGCTGGAGACACTTCAGGTTTCTGCTTGTGTGGGCAACACACCTCAGGCATCACTGCTGATCCAGGCCAAGATACATGCACTGCTGGTTCCTGCTAATGCTGGACCAg cagaaaacaaaacaagcattcCAAACCAGGTGTACCAACCACTGGGCCCTTGTCCCTGTGATCTCACATTCAGAGCGTGTGATGTgcgctgctgctgtgacaag GACTGCTCCAATGAAGATTTGACACTGTTTGCATCCCACTGTCTCCCTGGTCCCTTTGGTGGAcaagtctctcctcctccagattACCAGTGCTCTGAGCAGTCCGCTGAAAACTCCCCAGATTGGTTCCCATTTTTGTGTGTCCATTCACCTCCTAAAAACAACCCTTTCCTTGGACTCTTTTACAGAGGAAACGTAGT TAAATCCAAACCTGGTCCAACCTTCCAAAGGCCTGTGTTGACAGCCCCAGTCCCAGTTAATGTTTATGTTGAAGGAAGTCCCATTTTAACATTAAATGATCAATATTTAACTATTCCCCAG AAGTTGTTTGGCCAGTGTGTAAATAATGCACCTGTGGCATTTTTGAAGAATTTCAAAGTCGAGTGTGTTACTCGGCTACGGACCTGTCCAACTGAACCTCCTTTACAGACACTACCAGGGGATTTCCGGATTCAAGTGAAGAATGGCGAAGGGG GTGACGTTATAGTGGAGGTAACTGATGAAGTGGCCACCAACCCGAGTCAGAGTATTTCAAGCCCAAATGGTGCAGCGACTTTGG AAAGCCTGTTGTGTGAGAATGTGACCTTAGCACTGGATTATCAATTCTACTGGAAAGAAAATAGCATCACAAATATCACACTCACACGCACTGTTGGGACCTTCCCTTTGAATGGTAGTG TGGTGTTAACTACAAGGTactctgctgtgtttctcaATGGGGACTTCCTGAGTGAGCCCAATTCAGGGAACCCAG GTTACCAGGTGGGAAGGCCTGTTATTGGTGGAATCATGGACATTTTCGACAACGATACAGGGTCAATACAGAGGACGTCAATCAACCTTTGGAAATCAG TTGGTGATGGACTCTGTTTCAACAATGAGAAGAAACCAGTTATATTTGGGGAGAATTCTACATCAGGATGTTTGCTGCCAGTCAACCGACAGAATCTGACTCAGTGTGATCTCTTGAG AGAGACAGTTGCTTCTCTCCAAGCTGATCTGACTACAGCAACATATGTAGCAAGGACTGGAAACCCAGATCCACTAACTGGGACAGACTGGATCAACATAAGCT TTGTGATGCTGAACTCAAGCACAACCATAGAAGACACCACAAGTTCCTGCTATGGGATTCAATTCCACCAGCATATCCATGTTTGGAGTCTTATCGAAAGCACGACAGAGGGCAGACCTCAGAGGGAAATCCGCGCTTTGCAAGTCAG CTACAGCATGTCCACCTGGTCTCTGGATTGTGGAGGCGGTGACATCTCTCCTTGTGTGGACCCTCAGGATACTTGGTTACTCCCCATCACCTCCTCAGTCACCTTTACAGACATCCCTGTCAACACAGAACCACCAAAAACCAG GTTTCAGATTAATTTCACAGAGTACGATTGTAACAGGAATGATGTGTGTTGGCCTGAGCTTGCCTTTCCACTCACCAGGTATTACACAG GTGAGCCATATTCTCAGTCACTGGCTAAGGGTCTTATCTTGGTTTTCTTCTTCATCGCCGCCTCAATTCTTGGGACTCCATGGAGACAAATCCGACAGGCATGGAACACtctctga